GCCGGCAGTAATAAACGCCCGGGTTCTTGTTATCCAGCAATGTGCCACAAAAGGGCCTTTCTGTGCCGTGGTCCAGCAACACCCGGCGCTCTTCTTCGGACAGGCCCGCAGCCTTCTCATTAACCTGCTCCGGTGTCAGCGGAGTCAGGTCGTAACCTGCAGCAGAAACGCTCATAGCAGCCTCCTCAGGCAATATCGTTGCCGGTATAACCGGCTTTCAGCCGATCACCGAATGTGTCCACAAGCTTTTCCATCTTTGGTGCTGCAACAGCCATGATGTATGGCTGATAGGGATTTCGGGCCGCAAAGTTCTGGTGGTATTCCTCTGCAGGATAGAATGCTTCCAGTGGCTCCAGGCTGGTTACTACCGGATCATCGTAGATGCCAGCGGCATTCAGCTGACGGATGTAATCCTCAGCCACCCGTTTCTGATCCTCGGTTTCGTAGAAAATCGCGGAACGGTACTGGGTGCCGCGGTCATTACCCTGCCGATTGAGCTGAGTGGGATCGTGAGCCACAGACAAAAATACTTTGAGGATCTCCCCAAAGCTGACGGTTTTCGGGTCGTATCGCACATCAACCACTTCAGCGTGCCCGGTCTGGCCGCTGCATACTGCTTCGTAGTTCGCGGTATCCGCACTGCCGCCAGCATAGCCAGACTCGACGCCGGAAACACCATTTACCGCCAGGAAAACCGCCTCCACGCACCAGAAACAGCCCCCGCCAAGCACTACCCGTTGCTCGCTGGAATCCCCGGCGGGCAAATCGTGTTCCGGGTCCGGGAAGCGGCTTTTCGGTACATTCAGGCCCGGAATATTGCAGGATGTCGACATATCAGCTTGTGCCTCTGAGTCATTACCGTTTATGCACTTACGTTCAGTCCAAGTGTGGCCTTACTGACCCGGTTTAGCCACCCCTGCAGTGCCGATCAGAAAAACAGCAACCCTGCCAGGGCACTTCCGGGTGCCAGAATCCACACCGGTACCCTCCATATAGCCAGGCTTACCCAGGCAAGCAATACAAAGGCGACTGCACCAGAACTGTCTACGGCAGAAGTCCAGACCGGATCATAAAGGGCCGCCAGCAACAATCCGACAACACCTGCATTCACGCCTGCGAGCGCTGCCCGGGCAAGCTCATGGCTGCGAATGTATGACCAAAGGGGAAGACCGGCAAATACCAGCAGGGTTCCTGGCAGAAAGACAGCAAAAACCGCCACCGCCGCACCGGCCCAGCCATTCTGGATACCCCCGAGAAAGGCGGAGAAAGAGAACAGCGGCCCCGGCATCGCCTGGGCAACCCCGTAACCGGCCAGGAAGGTGTCGGCCGGCATAGAACCGGATGCCACAAAGCCTTCCTGCAACCAGGGCAACACCACGTGTCCGCCACCGAATACCAGGGCGCCGGCACGATACAGTTCTGCCCAGATCCAGCCCAGGGAGCCCGACGCCAGGGGCAAGAACGCCAGCACTAACAGCACCACAAACACCGCGAAGAAAACCATTGGCCGGCGGGTTTGCACGGGTATGGTCAACGTTTCCGCAGACTGCGGCTGTGGCAGCTTCAGCGCTGCGCCCACAGCACCGGCGACAAGCAGGGCCAGAATCTGCATCCAGGTTGCACCAACGGTCAGCAACCCGATCGCCACCAGCACAGCAATGGTTAACCGCGGGCTATCCGGGCACAGGTTGCGGCCCATCTGCCACACTGCCTGGGCGACAACCGCCACTACAAACAGTTTGAGGCCGGTAATCCAGCCCCCTTCGCCGGCATCCGGCCACAGACCAAGGCCGAGAGCAAACAGCGTCATCAGCAATGCCGATGGCAGCGTGAAGCCAAACCAGGCTGCGGCTGCGCCACTGTATCCTCGCTTCAGGAACCCAAGCGCCAGCCCTACCTGGCTGGATGCAGGGCCGGGCAATAACTGGCACAGTGCAACAACCTCACCATAGGCGGAATCCGACAAC
Above is a genomic segment from Marinobacter panjinensis containing:
- the msrA gene encoding peptide-methionine (S)-S-oxide reductase MsrA, producing the protein MSTSCNIPGLNVPKSRFPDPEHDLPAGDSSEQRVVLGGGCFWCVEAVFLAVNGVSGVESGYAGGSADTANYEAVCSGQTGHAEVVDVRYDPKTVSFGEILKVFLSVAHDPTQLNRQGNDRGTQYRSAIFYETEDQKRVAEDYIRQLNAAGIYDDPVVTSLEPLEAFYPAEEYHQNFAARNPYQPYIMAVAAPKMEKLVDTFGDRLKAGYTGNDIA
- the chrA gene encoding chromate efflux transporter: MFRDARSKDAHAGALPAWHIFLLFLRLGLTSFGGPTAHLGFFHQEFVKRRRWLSDSAYGEVVALCQLLPGPASSQVGLALGFLKRGYSGAAAAWFGFTLPSALLMTLFALGLGLWPDAGEGGWITGLKLFVVAVVAQAVWQMGRNLCPDSPRLTIAVLVAIGLLTVGATWMQILALLVAGAVGAALKLPQPQSAETLTIPVQTRRPMVFFAVFVVLLVLAFLPLASGSLGWIWAELYRAGALVFGGGHVVLPWLQEGFVASGSMPADTFLAGYGVAQAMPGPLFSFSAFLGGIQNGWAGAAVAVFAVFLPGTLLVFAGLPLWSYIRSHELARAALAGVNAGVVGLLLAALYDPVWTSAVDSSGAVAFVLLAWVSLAIWRVPVWILAPGSALAGLLFF